A genomic segment from Flavobacterium sp. 9R encodes:
- the rbfA gene encoding 30S ribosome-binding factor RbfA — protein METNRQKKIGGVIQKDLVDILQGEVRKNGVTNLVISVSKVVVTSDLSVATVHLSIFPQEKAKETLEAIKTNTNLIKHDLSQRVRLQLRRVPNLVFFIDDSLDYIEKIDNALKNQENPIENRDLLEKRRQF, from the coding sequence ATGGAAACAAATAGACAGAAAAAAATAGGCGGTGTCATCCAAAAAGATTTGGTGGACATTTTGCAAGGTGAAGTGAGAAAAAATGGCGTTACTAACTTAGTAATTTCAGTATCCAAAGTAGTGGTAACCTCAGATTTATCGGTAGCTACGGTGCATTTAAGTATTTTTCCTCAAGAGAAGGCAAAAGAAACATTAGAAGCCATAAAAACGAATACCAACTTGATAAAACACGATTTGTCGCAACGTGTTCGTTTGCAATTGCGTAGAGTTCCTAATTTGGTTTTCTTTATTGATGACTCGTTGGATTACATCGAGAAAATCGACAATGCCTTGAAAAATCAAGAAAATCCTATTGAAAACAGAGATTTATTAGAAAAACGCAGACAGTTTTAA
- a CDS encoding type II toxin-antitoxin system RelE/ParE family toxin, with amino-acid sequence MNYKKLILKTNAAVEIEEIMAFYASVNLTIFKKFSTEIRKAFQVIQRNPESFQYRYSKVRVFWLRKFPYGLYYFIEEQEIVIIAFWHSKEDIPNKLPKIL; translated from the coding sequence ATGAATTATAAAAAGCTTATTCTAAAGACAAATGCTGCCGTTGAAATAGAAGAAATAATGGCTTTTTATGCGTCTGTAAATCTAACCATATTTAAAAAATTCTCTACTGAAATCAGAAAAGCATTTCAAGTAATTCAACGAAACCCAGAAAGTTTTCAATATAGATATTCAAAAGTTAGGGTGTTTTGGTTGCGGAAATTTCCCTATGGATTATATTATTTTATAGAAGAACAAGAAATTGTGATTATAGCGTTTTGGCATTCAAAAGAAGATATTCCCAATAAGTTACCTAAAATTTTATAG
- a CDS encoding DUF4345 domain-containing protein, with product MIAKHLHLILSAGIVFSVAMVYGFQPTLVFDVTISSIDEANIFKAIMGLYLGFAALWIIGVFKAQFWTIATLSNVVFMLGLAAGRIISILFDGLPSGIFVLGIFGELVLGCFAIYNYRKFNVPN from the coding sequence ATGATCGCAAAGCATTTACATCTTATTTTGTCAGCAGGAATCGTTTTTTCGGTGGCAATGGTATATGGATTTCAACCTACTTTAGTTTTTGATGTTACTATTTCATCAATTGATGAAGCAAATATCTTTAAAGCGATTATGGGGCTTTATCTTGGCTTCGCTGCACTTTGGATTATTGGTGTTTTTAAAGCACAATTTTGGACAATTGCCACCCTCTCAAATGTGGTTTTTATGCTAGGCTTGGCAGCAGGTAGAATTATTTCTATTCTTTTTGATGGATTGCCATCTGGTATTTTTGTTTTAGGAATCTTCGGTGAATTGGTATTGGGTTGTTTTGCCATTTATAACTATAGAAAATTTAATGTACCCAATTAA
- a CDS encoding ABC transporter permease, with product MNFPLYIAHRYLRSNSKNSAINIINRIASLGIIVGAMALFVVLSVFSGLKEFSLSFTNEIDPDLKATPTLGKSFFVTPQQDLEIKKIAGIASFSKIIEERVLFTFADKQEVTYLKGVDTQFTKVNAIEKKLYNGQWLQPNTYQVVVGYGMAQKFSMGLFDYNTALEVMVPRPGKGTITIPSEAFNQTDLIPIGIYSISEDLDSKYVFADLSLAQELLEYQPNQISGIEFKLRPNADEEAIIEQLQTIFKNKITLKNRAQLNESLYKMLNTENIAVYLIFTLVIVVALFNLIGALIMMILDKKGNLKTLFNLGTEIKSLRNIFLLQGTLLSVYGGIIGLVLGIVIVLLQQQFEWIMITPTLAYPVVFSFENIAIVMATIITLGFLASLIASSRVSKKLLD from the coding sequence TTGAATTTTCCGCTTTACATCGCGCACCGATACCTTAGGAGTAATAGCAAAAACAGCGCTATTAACATCATCAATCGTATAGCTAGTTTGGGCATCATTGTGGGTGCTATGGCGCTTTTTGTGGTGCTGTCGGTATTTAGCGGTTTGAAAGAATTTAGTCTTTCGTTTACCAACGAAATTGACCCCGATTTAAAAGCGACGCCTACCCTTGGCAAATCGTTTTTTGTTACTCCCCAACAAGACCTAGAAATCAAAAAAATAGCCGGAATTGCTTCGTTCTCCAAAATTATTGAAGAACGAGTGCTTTTTACTTTTGCAGACAAGCAAGAAGTGACTTATTTGAAAGGAGTAGACACGCAATTCACCAAAGTAAACGCCATTGAAAAAAAATTGTACAACGGGCAATGGCTGCAACCCAACACATATCAAGTTGTGGTAGGATACGGAATGGCGCAAAAATTCTCGATGGGTTTGTTTGATTACAATACGGCGCTAGAAGTTATGGTACCAAGACCGGGAAAAGGTACGATTACTATTCCATCAGAAGCCTTTAATCAAACCGATTTGATTCCGATTGGGATTTATTCGATTAGTGAAGATTTGGATTCAAAATACGTTTTTGCCGATTTAAGCTTGGCGCAAGAATTACTAGAATACCAACCCAATCAAATTTCGGGAATAGAATTTAAACTCCGCCCAAATGCCGATGAAGAGGCTATTATTGAGCAACTACAAACGATTTTCAAAAATAAAATCACGCTAAAAAATAGAGCGCAACTGAACGAGTCGCTTTATAAAATGTTGAACACCGAAAACATCGCGGTGTATCTAATTTTTACTTTAGTGATTGTCGTGGCACTTTTTAACTTGATTGGCGCTTTGATTATGATGATTTTGGACAAAAAAGGGAATCTGAAAACCTTATTCAATCTCGGAACAGAAATCAAGAGTCTTCGCAATATTTTCTTGCTTCAAGGCACTTTATTGAGTGTTTATGGAGGAATCATCGGATTGGTTTTGGGTATCGTAATTGTGTTATTGCAACAACAATTCGAGTGGATTATGATTACCCCAACATTGGCCTATCCAGTCGTTTTTAGTTTTGAAAACATCGCAATCGTAATGGCGACCATTATCACACTTGGCTTTTTGGCTTCATTGATTGCAAGTAGTCGTGTGAGTAAGAAGTTGTTGGATTAA
- the dusB gene encoding tRNA dihydrouridine synthase DusB: protein MPKIGNIELPDFPLLLAPMEDVSDPPFRRLCKMHGADLMYSEFISSEGLIRDAIKSRMKLDIFDYERPVGIQIFGGDEEAMALSSKIVSTVNPDLIDINFGCPVKKVVCKGAGAGVLKDVDLMIRLTKAVIDSTHLPVTVKTRLGWDDNSINIDEVAERLQDIGVAALSIHARTRAQMYKGHSDWSHIARVKNNPRITMPIFGNGDIDSPEKALEYKNKYGVDGIMIGRAAIGYPWIFNEIKHFFKTGEHLAKPTVADRVEAVRNHLTWAMDWKGERHGIVETRPHYTNYFKGIHSFKTYKQQLVTLDKPEELFAVLDEIIDAYSGYEVV, encoded by the coding sequence ATGCCCAAAATTGGCAACATAGAACTTCCAGATTTTCCTTTACTTCTTGCACCTATGGAAGACGTAAGCGACCCGCCTTTTCGTAGATTGTGCAAAATGCACGGTGCCGACTTAATGTATTCCGAGTTTATTTCTTCTGAAGGATTGATTCGCGATGCCATCAAGAGCCGAATGAAGTTGGATATTTTCGATTACGAACGTCCTGTTGGAATACAAATCTTTGGCGGCGACGAAGAAGCGATGGCGTTATCTTCCAAAATTGTTTCTACCGTAAACCCCGATTTAATTGATATTAATTTTGGTTGTCCTGTAAAGAAAGTCGTTTGTAAAGGTGCTGGTGCAGGAGTTCTAAAAGACGTCGATTTGATGATTCGTTTGACCAAAGCGGTGATTGATAGCACTCATTTACCGGTAACAGTAAAAACGCGTTTGGGTTGGGACGATAATTCTATCAACATCGATGAGGTGGCTGAGCGTTTGCAAGATATTGGCGTTGCCGCATTGAGTATTCACGCTAGAACGCGCGCTCAAATGTACAAAGGTCATTCCGATTGGTCACACATTGCTCGTGTCAAAAACAATCCAAGAATTACGATGCCGATTTTTGGAAACGGCGATATTGATTCTCCTGAAAAAGCATTAGAATACAAAAACAAATACGGAGTCGACGGTATTATGATTGGTCGTGCCGCAATTGGTTATCCTTGGATTTTTAACGAAATCAAGCATTTCTTTAAAACAGGAGAACATTTGGCCAAACCCACCGTTGCTGATAGAGTAGAAGCGGTTCGCAACCATTTGACTTGGGCTATGGACTGGAAAGGCGAACGTCACGGAATTGTAGAAACAAGACCACATTATACCAATTATTTCAAAGGAATTCATTCGTTCAAAACCTACAAACAACAATTGGTTACGCTTGATAAACCTGAAGAATTATTTGCAGTTCTTGACGAGATTATCGACGCTTATTCTGGGTATGAAGTGGTGTAA